The following proteins are co-located in the Echinicola sp. 20G genome:
- a CDS encoding efflux RND transporter periplasmic adaptor subunit, with the protein MKKQTKVILIVAIVGVIVIIFLFPQLNLLSNGKTPTSLDNQEGAEASSGLLPVDVIEMKSERLENNLNVTGNVIPNESVALRPEITGLVEQINFREGQFVKKGTPLVYLNDDELSAQYDRLEYTKKLYEGQENRQKQLLQREAISQEEYDVILNQYNTTLADIKLVKAQLDKMVIRAPFDGVLGLRQISVGSVIGTANIIANIVNIDPIKIEFSIPERYAGRVTVGSKINFSNNASDGNEVGEVYAYEPVVDANTRTLKLRAVSPNKDRKFLPGMFVNIRFNLDVEENALMVPSEALIPELEGYKLFLTDKSGNVEERKVAIGMRTERKVQITDGLKPGELVLTTGVLQVKEGMKVQLNKIN; encoded by the coding sequence ATGAAAAAACAGACTAAAGTAATTCTAATAGTGGCTATAGTTGGGGTGATAGTCATCATTTTTTTATTCCCACAGCTTAACCTATTGAGTAATGGTAAGACTCCTACTTCTCTTGATAATCAAGAAGGAGCTGAAGCTAGCTCTGGCCTATTACCTGTTGATGTTATTGAAATGAAGTCTGAGCGATTGGAGAATAATCTGAACGTAACAGGAAATGTCATACCCAATGAGTCGGTAGCTTTGAGACCTGAGATTACGGGTTTGGTTGAGCAAATTAACTTTAGAGAGGGACAATTTGTTAAAAAAGGTACTCCCTTAGTCTATCTCAATGATGATGAACTTTCGGCACAGTATGATCGGTTAGAATACACCAAAAAACTCTATGAGGGCCAAGAGAACCGCCAAAAGCAGCTTTTGCAGCGAGAGGCTATTAGTCAGGAGGAGTATGATGTTATACTCAATCAGTACAATACGACCTTGGCTGACATCAAGCTTGTCAAGGCCCAGTTGGATAAAATGGTGATCAGAGCTCCTTTTGATGGCGTGCTTGGACTTAGGCAAATTTCAGTGGGGTCGGTCATTGGTACCGCTAATATCATTGCAAATATTGTGAATATTGACCCCATAAAAATTGAGTTTTCCATTCCGGAACGTTACGCAGGAAGGGTTACTGTGGGCTCAAAAATTAACTTTTCCAATAACGCTTCTGATGGAAATGAAGTAGGAGAAGTCTATGCTTATGAACCTGTGGTGGATGCGAATACAAGGACTTTGAAGTTAAGAGCAGTTAGTCCCAACAAAGATAGAAAGTTCCTTCCCGGAATGTTTGTTAATATCAGGTTCAACCTTGATGTGGAGGAAAATGCGTTAATGGTTCCTTCTGAGGCTTTGATTCCTGAGTTGGAGGGCTATAAACTTTTTCTTACTGATAAGTCAGGCAATGTAGAGGAAAGAAAAGTTGCCATTGGTATGCGGACTGAACGAAAAGTTCAGATTACAGATGGACTGAAGCCAGGTGAGTTGGTGTTGACAACGGGGGTGCTTCAGGTAAAAGAAGGCATGAAGGTCCAGCTCAATAAAATCAACTGA
- a CDS encoding DUF4421 domain-containing protein: MKIILALGFFLVHLTVLAQSFSSDSSYYQRFPGEVTSRFYFSRKYTGVDIKDRLGEIRELNYRPNSTLNMGIGTSYHAFNLNLALGFGFLNPDVGKGDTKYLDLQVHAYPNNFAIDLFGQFYKGFHLKQEGYLAQEGENYYYRPDMKVREVGASVKYVFNGKKFSYRAAFLQTEWQKKSAGSLLVGFELYGGVAKGDSTLIPSSLMINPERDFDKMGFFEFGPNVGYAYTLVIDQHYFIMGSANGNIGLGFNNLQGDSKRTNWSVNSNYFLKGSVGYNSRRWAVNANYVYSNLRLAKVDDFNNQIVTGNYRLNFIYRFLPGPKVKKALDTVNPYLYL, encoded by the coding sequence TTGAAAATAATATTGGCTTTAGGCTTTTTTTTGGTTCATTTAACAGTTTTAGCCCAATCTTTTTCAAGTGACTCAAGCTATTATCAACGTTTTCCTGGTGAGGTTACTAGTCGGTTTTATTTTTCTAGAAAATACACTGGTGTGGACATTAAGGACCGACTTGGTGAAATAAGAGAACTCAATTATCGGCCTAATTCCACTCTAAACATGGGGATAGGTACTTCTTATCATGCATTTAACCTCAACCTGGCCTTGGGTTTCGGCTTTTTAAACCCAGATGTTGGAAAGGGGGATACCAAGTACCTTGATCTACAAGTTCATGCTTATCCAAATAATTTTGCTATTGACCTGTTTGGCCAATTTTATAAAGGTTTTCACTTAAAGCAAGAAGGTTACTTGGCACAGGAGGGAGAAAACTATTACTATAGGCCTGATATGAAAGTGCGTGAAGTAGGGGCCTCTGTGAAATATGTCTTCAATGGCAAGAAGTTCTCTTATCGAGCCGCTTTTTTACAAACGGAATGGCAGAAGAAGTCGGCCGGCTCTTTATTGGTAGGATTTGAATTATATGGCGGAGTGGCCAAAGGTGATAGTACTTTGATACCCTCATCACTAATGATCAACCCTGAGAGGGATTTTGATAAAATGGGCTTTTTTGAATTTGGACCGAATGTAGGCTATGCTTATACTTTGGTGATCGACCAACATTATTTTATCATGGGCTCTGCAAATGGGAATATCGGCTTGGGTTTTAATAACCTCCAAGGAGATAGCAAAAGAACCAATTGGAGTGTGAATTCAAACTACTTTTTGAAAGGAAGCGTGGGGTACAATTCCAGAAGGTGGGCCGTAAATGCCAATTATGTTTATAGTAATTTGAGGTTGGCAAAGGTTGATGATTTTAACAACCAAATTGTAACAGGCAATTATAGGCTCAATTTTATTTATAGGTTTTTGCCTGGACCAAAGGTTAAGAAGGCTTTGGATACAGTTAACCCTTACTTGTACCTATAA
- a CDS encoding glycosyltransferase family A protein produces the protein MQPLENKNLVSVIIPCYNQGKYLKETVISALNSSHKPLEIIVVNDGSTDDSLMIAQEIQQEFPQIEIIDQENGGVSSARNTGIEAAKGEIILPLDGDDLISENYIEEAVKVLNSKPEVKVVYCQGIKFDESGQKSWNLKPFSRHELALDNMIFHAALYRKADWKRAGKYSVEMRYMGREDWEFWIKMLKDEGEVEQLPFIGYYYRLTPTSKRKKTATTEKKRERIAFLNQQHQEFFKRELNGPLRMQRSWSKPYNTLLKIFNLI, from the coding sequence ATGCAGCCATTGGAAAACAAAAACCTGGTAAGCGTTATCATCCCTTGCTATAATCAGGGAAAATACCTTAAGGAAACTGTCATTTCTGCACTCAATTCCAGCCACAAACCGTTGGAGATTATTGTCGTTAATGACGGTTCCACCGATGACTCGCTCATGATTGCCCAAGAGATCCAACAAGAATTTCCCCAAATAGAAATCATTGACCAAGAAAATGGAGGTGTATCAAGTGCCAGGAACACAGGAATAGAAGCAGCAAAGGGAGAAATAATCCTTCCATTAGATGGAGATGACCTAATTTCAGAGAATTATATTGAGGAAGCTGTAAAAGTGCTTAACTCAAAACCAGAGGTAAAGGTTGTTTATTGCCAAGGAATTAAATTTGATGAATCCGGACAAAAAAGCTGGAACCTTAAGCCTTTTAGCAGACATGAACTGGCTTTGGACAATATGATATTCCATGCAGCACTTTATAGAAAAGCGGACTGGAAAAGAGCTGGTAAATACTCTGTTGAAATGCGTTATATGGGGCGTGAAGATTGGGAATTTTGGATCAAAATGCTAAAAGATGAAGGAGAAGTAGAGCAACTTCCTTTTATAGGCTATTATTATAGACTTACCCCTACCAGTAAGCGTAAAAAAACAGCGACTACTGAAAAAAAACGTGAAAGGATCGCCTTTTTGAACCAACAGCATCAGGAATTCTTTAAAAGAGAGCTCAATGGCCCACTTAGGATGCAACGGTCTTGGTCTAAACCCTACAATACGTTGCTTAAGATTTTTAACCTGATTTGA
- a CDS encoding glycosyltransferase, translating into MAQVLAITPVKNSIETTLETAKAIKASSVPVVHKIFNDFSTPETKAALDKHAPEIGYELIHLEEVTDTPSPNYKLVLQMAQKEALEKGLSLLVVESDVTVEKDSIEKMLDFYQKNEKVGLIGAITVGYDKKVNFPYLKFKDVKDNIIDTKRSLSFCCTLFSKEFLEEYDFMSLDDAKDWYDTFISKKAVELGYKNYVLMNVPVLHKPHGSRPWKQLKYKNPLKYYFLKFWKGLDKI; encoded by the coding sequence ATGGCTCAAGTACTTGCAATTACCCCGGTTAAAAATTCCATTGAAACTACATTAGAAACGGCGAAGGCAATAAAGGCCTCTTCTGTACCTGTGGTCCATAAGATTTTTAACGACTTCAGTACTCCTGAGACCAAGGCTGCCCTCGATAAGCATGCTCCTGAAATAGGTTATGAGCTAATTCATCTCGAAGAGGTTACGGATACTCCTTCTCCCAATTACAAACTTGTACTTCAGATGGCCCAGAAGGAAGCATTGGAAAAGGGGTTGTCCTTGTTGGTTGTTGAGTCGGATGTGACAGTGGAGAAAGATTCGATCGAGAAAATGCTCGATTTTTATCAAAAGAACGAAAAGGTGGGGTTGATTGGAGCGATCACGGTTGGCTATGACAAGAAAGTCAATTTCCCCTATCTCAAATTCAAAGACGTCAAGGACAATATCATTGATACCAAAAGAAGTTTGAGTTTTTGCTGCACTTTGTTCAGTAAGGAATTTTTAGAGGAATATGACTTTATGTCTTTGGATGATGCGAAAGACTGGTATGATACTTTTATTTCCAAAAAGGCAGTGGAGCTGGGCTATAAAAATTATGTTTTGATGAATGTTCCGGTATTGCACAAGCCACATGGAAGTCGTCCATGGAAGCAGCTCAAATATAAAAATCCTCTTAAATACTATTTCCTGAAATTTTGGAAGGGTTTGGACAAGATATAA